From one Doryrhamphus excisus isolate RoL2022-K1 chromosome 9, RoL_Dexc_1.0, whole genome shotgun sequence genomic stretch:
- the creg2 gene encoding protein CREG2 encodes MRLTLYLILPVLAALCRGYTLRSSVSWVVAANDVVGDADLSEEVAPALLVNGGGLWKQAYPSPNVLRESPEEQMEPEVDSSAVQSRSPLFSYRREKNTKAGGGKDPPPHQETARTARYIAHSSDWGCLATISTQDQIKGVPFGNIFSVSDGPVDNSTGVIYFYMTPKDITVVDLQANPFASVTFSEAEGDLCRQMVYDPEDPRCARLTLTGKMVEIAPEELAFAKEAMFSRHPQMAKWPVGHEWFFMKLDLIQVWLQDWLGGTSLIPLEEYFRALPF; translated from the exons ATGAGGTTAACTTTGTACTTAATACTGCCAGTGTTGGCAGCTCTGTGTCGGGGCTACACTCTGAGGAGCTCGGTCTCCTGGGTGGTCGCCGCCAACGATGTGGTGGGAGACGCCGACCTGTCGGAGGAAGTCGCGCCGGCTTTGCTCGTGAATGGTGGCGGTTTATGGAAGCAGGCGTATCCCTCCCCGAACGTCCTCCGGGAGAGTCCCGAGGAGCAAATGGAGCCAGAGGTTGACTCCAGTGCGGTGCAGAGTCGTTCTCCTCTGTTCTCCTACAGGCGGGAGAAGAATACAAAGGCGGGCGGTGGAAAGGACCCTCCCCCTCACCAGGAGACCGCCAGGACGGCTCGGTACATCGCTCATAGCAGCGACTGGGGATGCCTGGCTACCATTTCCACTCAAGACCAG ATCAAAGGCGTCCCCTTTGGGAACATTTTCTCTGTCAGCGATGGACCAGTGGATAACAGCACCGGAGTCATCTATTTTTATATGACCCCCAAGGATATCACAGTGGTGGACTTGCAAGCGAACCCTTTCGCTTCTGTCACATTTTCAGAGGCTGAAGGGGATTTATGCAG acaaaTGGTGTATGATCCAGAAGATCCTAGGTGTGCCCGACTCACGCTGACAGGCAAGATGGTGGAGATAGCTCCAGAGGAGCTCGCCTTTGCCAAGGAGGCAATGTTCTCCAG gCATCCCCAGATGGCAAAGTGGCCTGTGGGACACGAGTGGTTCTTCATGAAGCTGGATCTCATCCAAGTCTGGCTGCAGGACTGGCTCGGAGGCACATCGCTCATTCCGCTGGAGGAATACTTCAGAGCTTTGCCCTTCTGA